From Triplophysa dalaica isolate WHDGS20190420 chromosome 24, ASM1584641v1, whole genome shotgun sequence:
TCCAATCAtaaataaagatacattttttaagttttaagatttatttagtcAAAATTTGAAAGGTGccatgtgtaatttttgggaggATTTATCGacagaaatacataaaaatatacataaatatttcttcagaggtgtataaagaccttacataatgaatctCACGTATCGTGAGATCAGTATCATGAAAAACTGTGTCACCCTCtctagtgctttgaaagggaggggggactgagccgttggttgcaaatCGCAagctcaccactagatgccgctaaatctCATACAGTCTCTGTTTAGTTGCATAAATCAAGACGTGGATGGAAAATAGTCACATAAGTGGACTGTAACATAGGGCAACGTTAATACTCTAGTTTCTAATGCAGTATTTCGAAAGCACGTTCATTCCCAACATAAATGCTAGTTTAACTGTGACAGGAGGACACACTGAAAATCTGCAGACTTACAGGAAGCGGCTGTTTACGCAGACTGAACACTCTTGTGTCTCCCAGACTCAGAGAGGCGATAGTAGGCTGGGGTCCCAGCGAAGTCTCATCGTCACTGTGCCAGCCAATACTGTCTTTACCATCCCGGTACAGGTTACACAGCAATGAGTTAAAGGTGTGGCCACTCTTCTTCTCGATGGCCAGACGTAGTGTAGTAAGAACCGGATGCCACTATAACAgtacaaatatatacatgtgtatataaatTACCTTTCAACACTTTGAtagtacatttcatttaaaatgcaatttttgcTAATGCCACAAACCACTGTATTACAGATATACCTGAGAGTTAACTTTCATAGTGGAGTGTGAATACGTATATGGCAACTCCCCATACCAGCAAGTGAGTCTTGGTTCCTCATATGCACTGCCTGCGGTGGATGACACACTACAAGTCAACAATATTATAAATTGCAAAAGTTTTTTGGATCACATGCTCTTTGAGTAACTTTCTccattaaaaaatgcaaaaataaaataaatgtgcctTAGAGCTCATATGGCAGATGCAGGTTTGAATGTACAATTCTTCTCTGTCTGTCAATAATAAGTAGCAGAAAGTGCCCCTAATAAGGAGCTGAAATCAACTCGCTGAGTTTCaaaaaaagtaacacaaaaaagGGGTTTGATCAATCATAGTCACTGGTCCAAAGcacatgtttaaacattttgtatattaAGGACTTTTTCAAATAGTGTCGGATCTGGTGAAGGTAAACAGATGAGGGAGCTTGAGGCAGCGGCAGTTCTGCCAATGTAGAGATGAAGAGGAACTCTTGGAAAGAGTGAATCAccatgcaaagtttttttgtgtgggGTAAATAGACGCAAAGACTGTCACGTGTGATAAACACCAACATGTGATACAAACACTGGGGGGCCGGATCAATGATGTTTATAATACTTGATGAAAGTAATCTTTAATTTCTATTGATCTCAATGGCAGTTGCTCAGTTGACGCAGATTCCTCTGAAAAATGATggaagatgttttttttggggTCATGTGACTGTTTGGGTAAATGACATCACaacagtatcagctcaaagacaGCATGCAGGGGAAAATCCTTCTCAAACGTTAACTGtcagagccctttttgagcctacacatgacaacgcatgttggaactaaaatggcggtaactcatgaattcttaggaatacagacttacggttggtgtcgtttgaaaaaagaaatgattattgcaacaacaaaaatcacacacacacaaaacatttttttaaaggtatgttgtaaggtttattgtaaaaatacaaagtttatgttttctttgattagaaaatactataaaaaataCGAGTCGCAAAAGGATagcaaaaaatctaagcacactctttataaaaaggttaaattactctccctacatagattatttacaaaacaccaaataaatctgtattctagagtcttaaacctttccaatgatatgtAGTTTGTCATGtctcgattagaaattacatgcacaatattgacgcaaatttaggtgtcccgtatacggaacgggtaacagttaacaggctacaagCCAAATTCATCCTTTCAAGAGCTTCCTGCTTAAATATCTCGaatgataaaatatttgcaatttaGATGGCATATAGAACCTTTTTTCAAGATGTAAACAAGATGGATcaagaagcacttcctgtttcctattttattttttatttcacatactCTAGACAATAAAGTCGTTTGTTGTGGACGTGCAACTGGACCAGAGTATTATTAGTATATTTCATTCGATTGCAAAACTACTCAAATCTTTCCACCATTGTGTGGCAACCTGTCACTCACCCATCATCCTATAATTGGTCTTCTGAGACCAGGGCAGTTCAGCGAGCAATTTGCTAAACATCCAGTCTGCCTCCTCTTGCGGTAGGAACCCAGGGATTAATCTCAATCTGGACAGAAACACAGTATGCAGTCGCTCTCATTTCTTATGTGCTGTATAATACAACACTGACCTTGGTATTTATGAGTGATTCAAATGAAATCTTAAGATGTTTCTTAAAAACACTTGCATCAACAAATTtgctttttaattaattaaaaacaagGTATGACATGTTTTTATGACATATTTAATTTGACTGTGTTtgaattacaaaatattatgcAAATCGGGACGCATTACGGTAATGATAATTTCAGCAGAAATAAgcaataaatacttaaatacttCATTCCTATGttaaaattatgcattttgcaAGGTAGACAACACAATTATGTTTATTGTGATCATTTTTGTGTTACCAAACTATGGCCCGGGTTTCACAGACATGGCTTAGCTTAAGACAGGACTATgctttagttgaattaagatgtttatgtcacttttatagaaatgccttagaagaatatattactggtgtgcatcttgagacaaaacaatggcaggTTACAGTTTAAGacatttctgggcaagttatgtTAAGACaagtcacacattcattttagtctgggactagccttaaacctTGTCTTTGAAACCGGGCCTATATGTTTAAATCtttactgccatgatgtttTGTGCTTTCTTGAGAATCAACGTTTTTTTATAGTTGGCTAAGTTATTCATAAGAAGGGATAACAGGGAATGGTCCCGGGGCCTGTGATCAGGGTCCAACCTCATTTTGTTGGACTGAAAGCTTGTACCTCCAAAACTGACATTTCACaggaaaaaaacactgcatttgctttttaaacaaacatcgTTGTCAATCTCGCTGTGATCAatttatatattgaatatttgcaaaacccacaaaaaaacatgaagggTGATCAACATGAAAAAATTGAAATCTTACAAAAAGTGTGACAGCGACAATATTATATCGTATGCTACTaataaaaagcttaaaaaaactgtattctTACCGTGACACTCCCGTATGACCTTGACTAATCTCATAGTCACCAGCCTCTCTGAGAAACAAAAGAACATTGATATGATGTGTCAATCACCATCTGCTTGATAAAGCTTCAGTTTGAGTCACTCACTCGATCACTTTCTCTGCAGGTATCTCTCTGatattctgtaaaaaacaaaggACAAATGAGATTTGACCACCGTCCCACCAAACTACATACAAAAGCTCTGTGCAACAGAATTGTTCTTACGTTGGCGGGCTGATGGAAGACAAATGATTGGGGTCCAGACTTCCATGACCCTTTTGTCGACTGGACATCTTAAGATAAAACAACAACGTTGAACATCTTAACAAAACCATTAATGCATCACTGTAATGACTTtacaaaagcataaaaaatacatttgtaaccAAAATAAACTTTTACTACTTTTCCTCTTTGTCTGGTCAATAGAACAAGatctcaacattttttattttcaatgcaaCCAAACATTAAGAAACATCATGATGATTTAATTGTCAGTCATCTTGATGACATGGGATGGGATGCCAGAATgcaccatttaaaaaaaatgtgttgctttaaaataacCTGTTATGCAACATTGAGTTTACaattctgtaattttttatatattatatcttCACATTGTCAGCTTTATTTTTCTCGTGCATGGCATGTTTTCTTATAAGTTTTACTAATAATTTTTGTATAACGTTGTACCTACCAGTAGGTTGTTGTGGTCTGATCGGAGGTTTAGCCCACGAGCCCTGGACCCTCAAGCGCTGTCTTTTATCCGTCATTTAAAGTCCTCAACTGATAGGAACGAGATATATTTCACTGGTTTTTGCTGCCACCTTGAGGTTATAATTAAACCGCTAACAAAACAACACGTTCGTTCTTcacgttatgttttattacgtGTCAGCTACATGTTCAGTCATTTCCCCTGTAAAATATTGGCAAAGCAAATCTACTTTCTGACTTATTAATAACATTACATAAGTGCTCATGTTTGACACTTGCAAGACACGGACGTTGTTTTTACGTATTCAATCAGGTAAGTTAACGTTATAGCCATCACCGATCGTTTAATACCAAACCTTGGTACCTTCATAAATACTTACTTTACTCGACAAATTACTTTAAACTCGATATATGATTTAAATCATCTTTCACAGCCTCGGTGTGTGCAATACAATCTGAGACTTCTGGTGTTCTGCGAAAATAGTCCGGCCAGTTACAAAGACCAATGAAACAGTTCCTCCTAGGAGGTCTTTGATTCAGGACTGCATTTGTGAACccattaaaatgtattgcacCTTTGTATAATGAATTTATCAAGTATGCACTACACAAGTATGCactacacaaaaaaatactattttcacAAATTCTGGTGTTACAGGTTGAACAATTTTAGAAAAACTCAGGGATGCAGATGAGATGGCTGGGGTGAGACATGAGACATTTGCCTCAACCTGTATTTAAGTAAACATATGTatctatttttaattatatcTGCATTAAAGCCTTTAACTTACTCATTTTTGAGCATGCAGCATATTGGACAAGGTAGTCTAAACACCCTTCTCAGAATTTAATATTACTGAACATCACTGCTGAACACCTTACTACTGAAATGTAAAACTTAACGTTACAAAAAAACACGGACCGTATTATATATGTTAACAACTACACCATTAGTATATGAAGTTCTTTATTACACATTTGATATGATACATAAAATATTccaaattacagtaatttacaTTAATTGCAATCTAAAATcagattaaattaaagttaCAGATTCAGAAAATACATCAAACCCTTATAGTAATATGGAatatgaggggaaaaaaagATTTGACACTGAAGACATATGCACGGTTCAAAAATTTATtagaaaagacaaacaaaaaatcattaccgaaaagtaattttattaacaaacaaGCATTTTAGATCGTCACGGGTAAAGCAGCACATGGTGTTCCACTCTTCAATAGGTCTGGAATGAGAACGTTCAAGTTTTATACCCGAGGCAACCAATCAGGTTAAACCACCTGGCATGTTAGCCTGACTGACACTGGTCATACAGAGATCTAGGCTATGGAGGTAATTCTCAAGTACAGCTTTGGCTTAAACAAAGACAACTGGTGATATTCCGCCACACAGTGAAGTCTTCAGTGGAAGAAAATATGTGTTAGATCCAACATACACGCAAAATATCTCCTGTCCATAAACAGTACCAAAGTCAAACTATTATATAAAAAGGCACACAGGTTTTAAATACATCAAGGGTGGCAGGTAAACTTTGAACCTGAAAAAGGCCAAAACATCCAAACAACCTTTTGGTTTCATATTGATACAGTACAAGAGTGAAAGATTCAGGATAGACATGATcaattcagaataaaaaaaataaggccAGCACCCATTTAAGAAGGAATAAGGCACAATTGAAAACGAATATATTGGCAGTCAAGGTAACAACAGTGCAAGTAAACAGCCCCATATAAAagtcaataaatataaaaaacccAACACCATATAAATATCCCTCTGCTTACAACAGCAGTGACATGAAAGCGTTCCCTGCAATGTAGTAGTTCACCCTGCATTGAAAATCACATGTCCCATTTCAGACAACCAGCAACAAGTCAATCAGCCAAGAGAAACTCCAATTTTCAGTAATCTTCATTCAAGATGCATCATTGTGGAACGTGTGTGTAACAGATATTCTtccaataaacataaacaagatACAACAACACTGTGACACGTATTTCAAAGATTTGAGAGGACTCAACTCGGCATATACATTTGGTAAAACATTTTGTCCGATCGCACCATGTTCTCATCCTATCGCAGCTTTCTCCTCCTAAGGTAGCCTCCACGCTGGGACTTGTTCAATTTCAAGCCCAGATAGATGACCAGCTTGATGGGGGCGAAGACGGTGGTCACCCAGCCCTGTTAGACACAACGATACgtttttcctctttttatttGCTATACAAATATACTGAAACAGGTATTCATTCTataagaaataaagacatttttaccaTGATAGCATGAGGGAAATAGCCGTTGGTCTGGTCCTCCAGTCCCACAGTGTTCAGTTCAGCAGCTACGTAGCGTTCAGGGGTAGGTTTGTCTAGAGTCGGCTTCCTAATCTTTGTCATCTTGGTAGCCACAAAGAAAGGCAACACACTCTACAAGAGGGACAAAGAAGTTTGACGTCATTTGCTAAAAGTCTTGGGgattt
This genomic window contains:
- the alkbh3 gene encoding alpha-ketoglutarate-dependent dioxygenase alkB homolog 3; translated protein: MTDKRQRLRVQGSWAKPPIRPQQPTDVQSTKGSWKSGPQSFVFHQPANNIREIPAEKVIEEAGDYEISQGHTGVSRLRLIPGFLPQEEADWMFSKLLAELPWSQKTNYRMMGSAYEEPRLTCWYGELPYTYSHSTMKVNSQWHPVLTTLRLAIEKKSGHTFNSLLCNLYRDGKDSIGWHSDDETSLGPQPTIASLSLGDTRVFSLRKQPLPEDKGDYTYAEHLRIPLTHGTLLLMEGCTQTDWQHQVAKEYHDRGPRINLTFRTIFPEIEHAGRSSSR